Within the Equus przewalskii isolate Varuska chromosome 1, EquPr2, whole genome shotgun sequence genome, the region AGCGGGCTGACCATCCCTGCTGGGTCAAACTCAGCCCCTCTTCAGCCCCTAAGAACTACTTTTGGCCTCCTGTCTTGCCCCATAGCACCACCTAGTGACATCATAGGGGGACTGAAGGGCAGGCTGGAGACAGCCCAGGACAGGCCTGAGCCTGTGCTTAATCCCTGCAGTGCAGGTTACAGGGAGCTAACTGAGGACAGTGCTTGACTGCTGGAGCCAAAGGACAGGGTGATCCACAGCCCTCAACTGCAATGCAAAGACCCAGGGGGCTGGAATCATATGCATGGAGATTCCAGTTTTTAACTTGTCAACTTGGGCTCATTTCTcagccagtttcctcatttgctaaAAAATAGCTTTGTAAAAACAGCGGCAGGCAGAGAATCTAGCATAGCCACTTATCTGAGGGCCAAGACGTTTTGCTAGTGAAGCACTTGCCATCAATGAGGATAAAGAAGCGTCAGGACACGGGGACCCCATCAGTGGGGTCTACACTCCAGTAAGGAGGGGATCCGAAGCAAGGAAGCCATATGAGGAAGGTGAGCATTTCGCTACAGTAAGGGCAGTTCAAGATCCTGCAGCAAGGGTGGCtagcagaggaggctgggactCCTTCAGGAAAGAGACCCCGTGAGGAAGTAGTAAACTCTGGAAGACAGGAGAAAGGCTTGTTATAAGGGAAATAAGAGCCACTGAGGACTTGCTCAGCAAGAAATGGAGAtgggggctgcccagtggccgagtggttcaagttccacgcACTCtggttcagtggcccagatttgcACGTTCGGATcgtgggcgcagacctactccactcatcagccatgctgtggaggcgtcccacgtacaaaatagaggaagactggcacagatgttagctcagagctaaccttcttcaagaaaaaaaacaaaaaaaagaaatgtagataGGGAAGCACAGTTTTCTCTCCTGACTTTATGGAAAGattctccttttatattttgacAAACATGGCTGGCTTTCTTAGAGTTAAGAAAATTCTTACAACATAAATCTGCATTTCCTAGAACCTTTTGCTTAATTACTTAAtaattaattactattattaataattacttaaGGAAAACACAATTGCTTAAATAATGACATAAAAGCTTTTTCTTCCCTTACAATAACAACTTTCTTCCATGAATAGTCATTTTTGGACTAAATGCAGATTATCACTAGACTAAAAATCTTACCCATCGAATAGTGTCTAGTTAGCCTATCAGTAAAATAACATGCATGTCACATAATGGTCACTTAAAATTTAGACATAACCAAATAGCATTTAAAACTCTATCATAATTGTCTTACTTCAGAGATGGAAATTTCTAAaagctaagatacaacaaaatcatttcctttttctgaaaataaaaataaagtttgtcaCTTGATTACTACCTCTTAAGCAAAGATAAAGtaaatacttacaaatatttccagaataaaaatgtaaatgtattaccTCCTACATCTATGAAGTGTTTTGCAGCCAAGCCAGAACGTGgagctgaaaaacaaaaaggagaaattggcTCTTAAGGGGGAATGGTGATATTGGATCCAAATGAGACAATTTAAGCGTGTCACTCTCATCTCCTGTAACACCTATGTCTTCTTCTTAACtttagcaggtggttccaaattAAAGAATGTATTTATCACAATCTATCATCAAAGTAGAAGACAGTTTAGAAAATATTGACAAGGTTTAATTCAAAAGGAACTTAAATCACTCCCCCATGGCTGTAGTCGATGGAGGATCTAAGGTGGTGCAGCCGTGGACTCTGGAATGAACTGAAAGGTGAGCAAGGGAGGACAAGCCTAGGCAGCTTTGTCCAGAAGGCTGGCCACAAAGGGAGGACTGTGGCTGGCAGGGACACAGGACTGAGGAAGAGGACTTTTGTTCTGAGATGGGAGTTCTGAGCATGTTGCACTGTAGATGGGAAGAAGTCAGAGACAGTCAGGCACAAACCCAACCACGAGGTTAGCCTAGAACTTGGGACCCCTACTCATGATTCAGACGCCAAAAGACATGTCTATAGGAAACaaatgaagcagaagagaaaaggcCTAAAAGCAGTCAAGCAAAATGCCAAAAACTCAACTTTAAACACCCAATTCCactatgactttttcttttggtgaggaaaattggccctgagctaacatctgtgcccgtcttcctctattttatgtgggatacccccacagtgtggcttgactgagtggtgccaagtccacacctggaatcccaacctgcaaaccctgggccaccttaagcagggcacatgaacttcactacgccaccaggctagccccaatTCCACTAtgctttttattcttaaaatgaaaaaaataaaaagctaaatctATAACTGATACTTGCTGACTTGAGCATTGGGCCTACCATTAATTATCCTAACTTCTAGTATTTTATTACGGGATAACTTAAATGAGGCACTTTGTCAATAAATGCTGCCCCTTCCTGCCTTTACTTTTATTTCACTCCATCTTCTGATTACCCCCGGCAAGAGACACTAAAAACTCGGTCAACGCTGCCAAAGAGATACGAAGAGAGAGCTCATCTTGTGTCTCTAAAGGCCAAAGTATCAGCAGTTCTCGCCCTCGGGGCTAACAAGACAGTGGTAGTCTAgccgcacccccacccccacggctCACAGTTCCATTTGCTCCTTTACGTTTACTCTGAAGTTAGCTAGAAACTACACCCTTGAAAAGAAGTTCTAAACACTCTCGCCAGAGACAACTGACTCGCTCCAGAAAAGTCAAACCTACTGAGGTGCACTCCGTTTTGTCCTGGCCACTCCCACTCTGAGGGAGCTAGCACACTGAAGAGTCTCCCTTCCCCAACACCCCAGGGAGGACCCACAGCAGTTAGAAGTTTTACTCTTGTGATACATAATGCCATGTGCCATTATCCTAAGCCtgtgtctattcttttttttttgctgaggaagattagccctgagctaacatctgtgccaaatcttcctctatttcgtatgggggatgctgccacagcatggcttgatgagtgggggcataggtctgtgcctgggatctgaactggtgaacctggccgaagcagagcacatggaactttaaccactcagccatggggaggGGCCCTCTATAGTCTCATATAACAAACATTAGCCATTCTCATCACCATCTTCACAAAGAAATTTGACTTCTTATGCAATCTGATTCTTGAAGGGAAAGTTAGTGGTTAACACTGGAAAAAGCTCCAGTTAAAAATCACCTATTTATATTTGCAGTTTTTCTCACAGCGAGGAGTTATGAGAACAACCTCCTGGGCCAATGTGAGCCTCCTGAAAGCTCAAGTAAgtaatcagaaggaaaaaaagcaaagagaagcaaAAGCAAACACATAAATGAAAGTTTTCAGATGGCTGCATTTGCCATCACAGATGACACCTCTTTATTTTAGGACACAGGCAGGGTCatatcccttccttcctttatagCAGAAATGAAACTAAGCTGAAGGAATATATCACAAAGGAAGAGCCTGACACATAGTTACCTGTATCTTAAATCACTTACCTACTCTTCCATAGCATCCAGACGGAAGAGCTATCTGAATGTCGGTTTTCACAAGGGCTTTCTCCATAGGCGGTACCGTGTAATCATAGGCACTAGGAAGacagtggaagaaaataattggtAGTTAGATATAGTTAATTCTTTGTGAATTTGGGGGTGAACAAGGTGTCAACATGTAAATGTATTCTCCCTTGCACAAAATTTTGTTGGGAAATGGAGGTAATAATCTTgcaggagggggcagagaggCAGACTTTTAAAGGGTGCATGCTTCACTAACATGgtatgaaaagaggaagataaagaaagaaccaagaaagaaggggaaataattgctaataatagctaacattaagcccttaccatgtgccaggcatagttCTAACTGCTTTATataactcatttcattctcacaacaatcctctAAGCGATTAGGGAAAAACtgcagaaggaaaggggaaaatgagTGGACAACACAAGGGGAGGGAGAAGCGTGTTGCGTCTACTCTGCTGGTCTTTGTAGTTTACCAAGCTTACCATGCTGTGGCCATGAACTTCACTGGCTGAGGAAGGGTGGGTCTCTGTGAACCCCTGGAGACGGACACTGCTGAGGAACTGATTCTCTAAGGTCCACCCAGCAAATGCTGCTACCAGTGCTATTACTGTAGGCCCCTCCTTGATAGAAACGTACGAGATTTCACAAAAGGCAGGACTCGAAGTTACTTTGGAGACCTTAATTAAGACTAGTAAAGGGGtactatatttttacttatttcgtTAGAATTTCCTCTCTTCAAATAGCTAGATCCTAACTTATTAAAAAGACCGGTTATTATCATGTTTATTTCAGTATGCAGAAAGGCACCTGTGTTTTTAGGAGGATCCTTAAAGCACATTAAATCAAAGACTCTCCTAAGACTCACAACAGTGTTCAGATATGGTGTAGTAAAATTCCATCACTCTACGTTTATCCATGAAAGTTACAGCACTGAACTATACCCCTTTCAGCCACAATAGCCTTTagctcaattttgtttttctttcttgtctcccTTACTATCATCACacactcctttctccttcttctgacttaGACCGGTAGTTCTCACATTAGCATTACCTGACATGCTTTAAAATACATCCTAAGGCTCAGGATTTAGTCATGTAATAAACACTTTCTCTCTCCATTATCACTTTTCACCTACGTTAAAGGTTCTAAGAACTGGGCACAGTAGCCAAGAGGAAAAAGCACTGAATTCAGGGTCAAAAATTCTATTACCTTCCAGCCTTGGGCAACCAATTCAACTCTTCACAAactccctcatctgtaaaaagtaACACTCATCTTCTTCAGGATTGTTGCGAGGATTAAACTAAAGACTATATGGGACAGTTTTGAGTACACGTAAAAAGTGCCGTACAAATGAAAGGGTGTGGTGGTATTATCAACATCTCCGATTTTCATTGTCAGATCCCTTGAAATTCCCAGTCCTTGGGATAAACTTGAATATGGACATATAGAGAAATCCTACTAATCCTTGAAGCCAGAAGCAGCTGAGGTATTTTCCTACTCGTGGCTTTTCTTTCTACTGAGCACAGGATCACCCTCTGGCCACTCCCTGAAGGCCAAGGCGGGCCTTACTCATCTCCGCCTTCCGCGTGGAAAGGGGACAATGCATGCTGCAAAACTAACCACGTCTCAGTGCACATTTATTGATATTTAGCTACCGGTCTACACTCTTTGCCCAAATCCCTATTGAATTATGCTAAAAAGGAATGCTAAAATTTCCAACACCAAAAAGGGCAGAAATCCTATATATATCAAAAAGCGTTTGTTTCTGTGATCTTTGAAGAGAACGTTTCAAACCGTGGCTGCAGAGGGCCTGAATGTAAGCTACCAGGGCTGAGAGCTCTAGAACTAGGGAACTGGGCTTTCTCAGCGGGGGACCGAGATAGCAGAGGCGCAGGCAGCCGGTGGTCCCCACTCACCTGTACAGGTCGTAGCCCGCGGCGCGCGCGGACCCCTTGGTCGGGGCGGTGGCGTGCTCCGACAGCCGGGTAAAGCGGAGCCGCATGCCGCTGCCCTCGGCGGGCCGGGCCCGCTTGCTGGGGGAGATGGCGGGGGCCTCTTCAGAGCAGGGCATGGCAGAACCCGACGGGAGCCGAGGCGAGAGCGAGGGAACAAGAGAGCGCAGAGTGAGCGTGGGTTCAGAATCTCAACGAATTTTAAATTTCCCGCCAGCAACTTCCCGCCCCACCACCCCCTCCTGGACGAGCCCACAGCTGTGGTTGAAAGGGGAGGCAGGATTCAAATTTGGGGCTGGAAATCGTTCTCAGAAAGCAGATTTGCGGTGGCAAACTACTGAGACTTTCTACCCTTTCCAAACTCAGCGCACGGGTCTAATGTAGGGGGGCAGCTTCGGTGGCCTCCCCCTCATACAACAGAAAGCCACCGTGCTCCCTCCCCCCAACGAGGGAGCCCAAATGGACTCGCTCCCGCGCCATAGGGGCTGCGCGCCCTCTCGCATCCCCACGTCCCACACGCCGCGCGGCTTCCTGGGGACCGCCTGTTGCGCTCGTCTCGTCCCAGGCCTCGGGCGGGCGCGCGGACCCCGGCCGGCCTCCCCGCTTGCCCATGCCCTGGGAAGAGTGTCCTCCAGCCCGGGCCCCGACGTTACTGGCGCCGTGGCAGCCTCGGCTCCGGCTGCGCGCGCTGGACGGCTGCCGGAGCGCCCGGAACAGCGCAGGGCCTCTAGCAGCTGGGGCGAGGGGCGGGCCTGGCCGGAAGAGCCCCGCGGCGTGGGCCCTCGGCCGGGCGCCGGGCGCGTCTGGAAACACGGAACGGAGCAGAGACGGAAGGAGACGGCCGAGTGCGGGAGCAGGGCGGAGGGGAGGCATGGGCCCCGAGGTTTGAGCGCCGGTGGGCTCGTCCCCTCCTGCAGGCGCGCAGCGGGCCTGCGCTCTGCAGCCGCGTCCGGGACGGTGACCTCGGAAGCAGTCCCGGCAGCCGCCGGACGCTCAGGGGCGCGCAGAGGCCGCCCTCCCCCCGGCGCAGGCCTGGGGCGTCGGAGCGCGGCGCCCTGCGTCCTGAatgccgccgccgcggccgcctctgcatccctccatccctcccgaGACTCTCATCTTTGCTTTGGCGCGCGTTTTCCGAGACTGTCGGCGAGGCTCGCGGCCCCGGCCCTGCCCCTCAGCTGATTTACCTGGggccgcgccgcccgccgccaTGACGCCCCAGGTTCTAGTCTCAGCGGCCTCAAAGCAACGGAACCGACTTACGCTGCCGGTGACAGTCGCTACCGGCGACGGTTCCTGCGCTCCGTGCTCCGCCCTAGGCACGGCAGCGTGTTCGATTTCCTTACCACGCCGAGAGCGTGAGACGGTGCATTGTTTCCTTTTAAAGCGGCGCGGGGGGCAGGGTCTTCGGCATAGTCGCCATGACAACTCAGTTGCAATCCTAGCACTGTTTCGGATGACCCCCCGGAAGCACAGAGGGGACCCCTGTGGCTGTGATGCGAAGAAACATCCTGGGCCACGCTGATATAACTTAGAGTCGGGGGGAGTAACCTTCTAGTTAATTGTAATTGGATTTTTCCGGGATACAGATATCTCCAGAACTGAAGCAAAATCTGGAAACCAAATTGTAATGCGCTTTGTTTAAATACACACTATAGGGCAGTTTTAGAAAAATGACACATAAAAATGTTAGGGAGTTGTTGGGAAGTCTTTGGACTTCCTTGCTGTGCCTTTCTTTTTCAGGCCCTACCTTTTCAGTGTCCTTTACTGGCTCCTGTGAAATGTTGGAATTCCTCTAGAGGAGGTTATGGGTTATGCTCTATTTACACTGTcttcccatggctttaaatatgtATGCCCTAAGGCCTCCCCATATTGATACCTCTAACAACAGGATCCCTGGTACTTCTCCAGCCTCACCGAGAGCCATCATTTAACAGTTTCTAGACTCACCAGACTTTCCTGCCTATGAGTCTATACACATCGTTTCTTGGTTTACCCTTCTTGTGTTTCTAGTCTCAACTCTTCGCAGAAAGGCCTTCCCTAAGTAGCTGCCCTGTCTTCCCCTCAGCACCATTTTCTATCacagtaattaatttttttctgttcacaCCACTTATTACTACAATCTGTGCtgcttttatgtgtttattttcttgttcattgTCTATTTGCTCAAGTAGGCATTGGTTCCCTGAGAGTAGGGACCGTGTATGTCTTCGTTCACCATTGTATTCCTGGGGCCTAGCTTAGTGCCTAGCTGGGAAATGGAACGGTGCTTGATAGCTATTTGTTATAGGAATGAATGATAGACTTCTCGTCCATTCCATCCTGCCCCTGTATATATCACTTCGCAAAGTCTTTTGATATTTCCGTccactcttttaatttttaatcaaaagcTTTCTCCGTATAGTGCTTATTCAAGACCTACAGTGAAATGCAGCAGTCCGTGCCCTCCTTGTCCACCATCCCAGCCTCCCCTAAGTCTCACTCCTCGGGCAATACTTCCAGCTTTCTTTGGCTCTTTCAGCTGGAATTTACCTCCCTGTTTCTACGTTATATGTTGTTTTTTTACGTGGCATAGAAATTATCTTCTGAGTTAGAGTAGTTGGGGGTTAAGTCTCTTACCCCTCTGTCTACCCCATTCTGCAAATAGGTTTGTAATGGTTTTCGGATAAGTTAGCAGTTAGTATTTACTTTATCATGACTGTAAATACCATTCACTGCTGGGAAAAGTAGTGTGATGTGATTATTTTTTACACCTGTCCCCCTCAAGTTAATAATTgccctgtttttgtctttgtcttagTACTGGTGTTTTTAATTCATCTattgcttgcttttttcacttcctCCAGTGGACCCAATACCTCTCTTACATCAAATGAAAGACGTCAAATCCCGCATCAGTTCcgtctttcctctccctccctcctctagCCTCTTGCTCCAATCTGTGCGGTGACCCTGCAGTCCTGCCAGATAGCTGTCATCCTGGGACTTCCCTCTGCCGCTCTCTTGTATTGGAATCCTGGTTTTATGGATCTAGTGTCTTCTGCTTAGTTTACGCCCTCATTTTGCTGAAGTGCTTTCTCTAGTAATTTCCTTATAAGTTGATATTATAAATTGTTTTGAGTCCTTGCATATCTTAAAGTGGAATGACAATAATGACTCCCTTTACCTAGACCCAGAtaaaaattctcactttgttcatgaaACTTCTTTACAACCAGTAATGAGCTCTGCCTTATCTCTCATAACACTTACCGTATCATTCGTTAGCCATATACTCCCATTGTGTAATCGGCTCATGTGTACACATTTTATCTTTCATGTTAGTGAGTCATAAACTTTTATGACGGcttcaaagcattttatttagtgttttataCAAAGAGTATGCATTTGGCTCCATATAATATCTAACACCAAGGAAGTGTTCAGCTATTTCTTCTGTTAAGGTGAATACAGAAagtgtttattattgtttttcatcTGAGGTTATTTtacatgaaaaagagaaaagggcgTAATCCAACTGGAAAAGAGTAGGAggttatggggccagcctggtggcacagcggttaagtgtgcactttctgctttgatggcctggggttcgccagtttggatcctgggtgtggacatggcaccggttggcaagccatgctgtggtaggcgtcccacatataaagtagaggaagatgggcacggatgttagctcagggccagtcttcctcagcaaaaaaggaggaggattggcagcagatgttagctcagggctaatcttccttaaaaaaaaaaaaaaaagaggggctggccccgtggccgagtggttaagtttgcgcgctccgctgcaggcggcgcagtgtttcgttagttcgaatcctgggcgcggacatggcactgctcatcagaccacgctgaggcagcgtcccacatgccacaactagaagaacccacaacgaagaatacacaactatgtaccggggggctttggggataaaaaggaaaaaataaaatctttaaaaaaaaaaaataaataaaataaaaaagagtataAGGTTAGAGTTCTGAACCAGTAAGCATTTAATAGGAGATTCCTTATgataattgaaatataatctgATTTAAGAATACACCTTAAATTCAAGATACTATAGTAAGAAAGAACTAGACATGTTCCACCCATAGTTTATTTCATGCTGTTTCTCTATCAGAATATAGTTA harbors:
- the DUT gene encoding deoxyuridine 5'-triphosphate nucleotidohydrolase, mitochondrial isoform X1, whose translation is MPPLRPAPALGRLLPSLLRSVFPDAPGARPRAHAAGLFRPGPPLAPAARGPALFRALRQPSSARSRSRGCHGAKAPAISPSKRARPAEGSGMRLRFTRLSEHATAPTKGSARAAGYDLYSAYDYTVPPMEKALVKTDIQIALPSGCYGRVAPRSGLAAKHFIDVGAGVIDEDYRGNVGVVLFNFGKEKFEVKKGDRIAQLICERIFYPEIEEVQVLDVTERGSGGFGSTGKN
- the DUT gene encoding deoxyuridine 5'-triphosphate nucleotidohydrolase, mitochondrial isoform X2, whose product is MAAGGAAPEAPAISPSKRARPAEGSGMRLRFTRLSEHATAPTKGSARAAGYDLYSAYDYTVPPMEKALVKTDIQIALPSGCYGRVAPRSGLAAKHFIDVGAGVIDEDYRGNVGVVLFNFGKEKFEVKKGDRIAQLICERIFYPEIEEVQVLDVTERGSGGFGSTGKN